A window of Pseudomonas denitrificans (nom. rej.) genomic DNA:
ATCGCCAGCGGCAGGCTCAGCGCACCGAGCACCGCGCCGAGCATGATCGACACCTGGATCAGCGCCGAGGGCAGCACACGCTCCTTCGGGCCGAACCACTTGAAGCAGGCGTGCTGGGTGACCGCCGTGCCCGGCCCGGTGCCGGCTCCCAGCAGCAGGCGCCCGGCGACCAGCGCGGCGAAGCCGCTGGACAGCGCCACCAGCAGTTGCGAGGCCATCCAGACCACCGACATGCCGGCGAGAATCCAGCGTGTCGGGAAGCGGTTGGCGAGGAAGCCCACCAGCACGCCGGAGATCGAATAGAGGAAGAAGAACGCGCTGCCGATGAAGCCGAACTCGGTTGGCGAGAGCTTCAGCTCGTCGATGATCTGCGCGCCAGCGAAGGCGAAGATGGTCTTGTCCAGTACGCTGATGACCATCACCAGCATCAGCAGGATGAGGACTACGGTGCGCTGTTTCATGCCTGCTCCCCTCTCGACAGCGAAGTCTCCACCAGCCGCACCCAGAGCGCCGCGCCGAAGGGAATGGCGCCGTCGTTGAAGTCGTAGCCGGGGTTGTGGACCATGCAGCCGCTGGGGCCGCTGTTGCCGTTGCCCAGGGCGATGTAGCAACCGGGACGGCGCTCCAGCATCCAGGCGAAATCCTCGCTGCCGAGGAAGCCCGAAGGGATATCGGACTGCAGGCGCTGCGGGCCGACCAGTTCGGTCAGCACCTGGCGTGCGAGGCGGGTTTCCTCCGGCGTATTGACCAGCACCGGCACCAGCTCCTCGTACTCGTAGTGCAGTTCCATGCCGTGCACGGCGGCGACGCCACGGGTGATCTCGCCGATGCGCTGCTTGAGCAACTCACGCACTTCCGGCTTGGTGGCGCGCACGCTCAGGCGCAGGTCGGCGTGGTCGGGAATCACGTTCGCCGCCTCCCCTGCCTTGAGCATCCCCACGGTCACTACGGCCACTTCGGTGGACGGCACGTTGCGCGCCACAATGCTTTGCAGCGCCAGCACCAGCTCGGCGGCGGCGACAATCGGGTCTTTGGTCAGGTGCGGCATGGCGCCATGGCCGCCGACGCCGGTCAGGCGGATCGACACGCGATCCGAGGATGCCGTCAGCGCGCCCTCGCGGGTGAGGAAGCAGCCCACCGGCAGGCCCGGCGCGTTGTGCAGCGCGTACACCGCGTCGCAGGGGAAACGCACGAACAGGCCGTCGTCCATCATTGCCACGGCGCCACCCAGGGTTTCCTCGGCGGGCTGGAAGATCAGGTTGAGGGTGCCGTCGAAGTGGCGCTGCTCGGCCAGGTCGCGGGCGGCGCAGAGCAGGATGGCAGTGTGGCCATCGTGTCCGCAGGCGTGCATGCGGCCGGCGTGCTGGCTGGCGTAAGGTACGCCGCTGGCTTCGTCGATGGGCAATGCATCCATGTCGGCACGAATGCCGATGCTGCGCGCACTGCTGCCCTGGCGCAGCACACCGACCACGCCGGTGCCACCCACGCCTTCATGGACTTCATAGCCCCATTCGCGCAGGTAGCCGGCAACGATGGCGGCAGTGCGCGCTTCCTCGAAGCCCAGTTCGGGGTGTTGGTGAAGGTCCCGACGAATCCGGGCGAAGGCTTCCTGGGAAGCGAATAGTCTTTCGACTGTCTCGTGCTGGGTAAGGGGGTGCTGACTCATGCCGCATCCTGCTCATTGTTCTGATGTGGCCGGCAGGATGCCCCACGCGCGAGGCGCTGAATAATGACCTTCGCGCATGCTTATCAAGGCTGGTTATCGAGACGGGCTTTCATCCAGCCAGGATCAGTCGGCCTTGCGCAGGTGCGGACCCTTGAAGGCGTAGACCAGCTCGTCCACCAGGGTCTGCGCCTCGCGGGTCATCAGCTCCGGCGGACGGCAGACCAGGGAAATGTCGGTGCCCGGCACCGTCTCGGCGATGTCCAGCGCGTCCAGGGTACCGGAGACGATAGGCAGGTCGAACACCCGTCGCGACCAGAAGCTCACCGCGTCGGTGTTGGCCGCCAGCTCCGCGTAGAGCACCACCGAGGCGCACTCGATGACGCGCTCGGGGTGGCGCACCTGGTACTGCTCGAACATCTGCCCGGCGAGGGACACATCCAGCGAATCGGGCACCAGCCACTCCTCGTCGAGCAGCTCGTGCAGCGAGCGCGCGTTGCGCAGCGGATGGCCCTTGCGTACCGCCAGCGTAGTGGGCTGGGCGTAGAGTTCCTGCCAATGGAAGCCGTCGACGTTGCGTGACGAGGGCTGCGAGGTCAGCACCAGGTCCAGCTGGCCTTCGCGCAGTCCTTCGAGCAGCTTGGCCGGGCGCAGTTCGCTGATCTGCAGTTGCACCTTGGGGTAGCGCTTGCGGTAACGCAGCAGGCAACTGGCGAACTGCTGACTGGGCGTCACCGGTGACACCCCGATGGCCACGCGGCCATCCATGGCGCCCTTCAGCGTCTCGATCTCGTCCCGCGCGCGGCGCACTTCCTCGACCACCAGGCGGGCACGGCGCACCAGCCGCTCGCCGTATTCGGTGGCGGTGATGCCACGGTTGGAACGCACCAGCAGCGGCACGCCCAGCTCGGCCTCCAGCTCCTTGATGCTCTTGGACAGGGCGGGCTGGGAGATGTGCAGCAGGCGCGAAGCTTCCTGGATACTGCCGCTTTCGCAGATGGCGACGATGGCGCGGAGTTGATGCAACTTCATGGAGTGGTCGTCGGCTCGGGGATCGGTAACAGGTCGGAACATAAAGCAAAATCGAGGCCGGCGTGAGTAACGGTTGGCAAACGCGGGTGGACTGGTGGGTCGCGGGGGTGTTTTTGCCGGCTGATTCAGGCGGTGGGCATCTCTGGGAGTTTCGTGCATCGCCAGCATGGGCACCGCTGCGCTCCACGCCATCCTACGACGAGGTTTTCCTGTTGCCACTGTGCGGGTGGGTGGATTCGCGGGCATGGCCCGCTCCTACAGGTGATTGCGCGAGCCACAAAAAAAGCGGCCCGAAGGCCGCTGATAAACACATCGGAGCGCCGGTGAGCGCCAGTCAAGCCCGCCGTCAGCGGATGCCGGTGGCGCGCAAGGCGTTGGGGGTGAAGTCGTTGCTGCTGGCCTTCACCGCAAAGTCGTAACTGCTCTTCTCCTCGTTGCGCAGACCGGACACCGTGTAGCGGCCGGACAGCACGTCATAGTGGGTCTCCGCCGTCAGCCAGGTGAACTGCTGGTCGTAGAACGGCCGCGCATGGCCCTCGGACACCCGCCAGAGGCT
This region includes:
- a CDS encoding M20 aminoacylase family protein, which encodes MSQHPLTQHETVERLFASQEAFARIRRDLHQHPELGFEEARTAAIVAGYLREWGYEVHEGVGGTGVVGVLRQGSSARSIGIRADMDALPIDEASGVPYASQHAGRMHACGHDGHTAILLCAARDLAEQRHFDGTLNLIFQPAEETLGGAVAMMDDGLFVRFPCDAVYALHNAPGLPVGCFLTREGALTASSDRVSIRLTGVGGHGAMPHLTKDPIVAAAELVLALQSIVARNVPSTEVAVVTVGMLKAGEAANVIPDHADLRLSVRATKPEVRELLKQRIGEITRGVAAVHGMELHYEYEELVPVLVNTPEETRLARQVLTELVGPQRLQSDIPSGFLGSEDFAWMLERRPGCYIALGNGNSGPSGCMVHNPGYDFNDGAIPFGAALWVRLVETSLSRGEQA
- a CDS encoding LysR family transcriptional regulator — encoded protein: MKLHQLRAIVAICESGSIQEASRLLHISQPALSKSIKELEAELGVPLLVRSNRGITATEYGERLVRRARLVVEEVRRARDEIETLKGAMDGRVAIGVSPVTPSQQFASCLLRYRKRYPKVQLQISELRPAKLLEGLREGQLDLVLTSQPSSRNVDGFHWQELYAQPTTLAVRKGHPLRNARSLHELLDEEWLVPDSLDVSLAGQMFEQYQVRHPERVIECASVVLYAELAANTDAVSFWSRRVFDLPIVSGTLDALDIAETVPGTDISLVCRPPELMTREAQTLVDELVYAFKGPHLRKAD